From Acidobacteriota bacterium, one genomic window encodes:
- a CDS encoding type II toxin-antitoxin system VapC family toxin, whose product MNFFLDTAICLDALAGRAPTLVKRLQGLTPSAIKIPAIVHAELLLAAEKSRRRERALPVVERFLFPFEIVPFDARAAARHAALRLTLEPRETGLRPHDLIVAATVLVHDATLLTPAVRKFRKVPALRCEEP is encoded by the coding sequence ATGAACTTCTTCCTCGATACCGCCATTTGCCTCGACGCTCTTGCGGGCCGCGCCCCCACCCTGGTGAAGCGGCTCCAGGGGCTGACGCCTTCCGCGATCAAGATTCCCGCCATCGTTCACGCCGAGCTTCTGCTGGCCGCAGAAAAGAGTCGCCGGCGGGAACGGGCTCTGCCAGTCGTCGAACGCTTTCTGTTCCCCTTCGAGATCGTCCCGTTCGACGCCCGCGCGGCGGCACGCCACGCGGCCCTTCGCCTCACCCTCGAGCCGCGGGAGACCGGTCTCCGGCCGCACGATCTGATCGTGGCCGCGACGGTTCTCGTCCACGACGCCACCCTCCTCACCCCTGCCGTCCGGAAGTTCCGGAAAGTTCCCGCCTTGCGCTGCGAGGAGCCGTAA